The Clostridium sp. AWRP genome has a window encoding:
- a CDS encoding FtsQ-type POTRA domain-containing protein: protein MSHIITKTDNELILKRRKKVKLKRVLMLMVFLIALFFTLCLKLPYFNIKYIKVYGNKSISSNSIIEDSKVYGGNNIFYINLKDASENILKNPYIEDVDIGRKLPGTININVKEREATFYIESSKKYFIIDKNGVLLQRRDNISNMKLVKLNGIDCSKVKLGECILNKDDNKIKAVITLGSIIQNNKLPFEITYMDVSNSVDIKVYFKDMCVELGQGDNLGKKVNRALNIILNEKLGNARGYIDVRFGGNPVFHIEN, encoded by the coding sequence ATGAGTCATATTATTACGAAAACAGATAATGAATTGATTTTGAAAAGACGGAAAAAAGTAAAATTAAAACGAGTTCTTATGCTTATGGTATTTTTAATAGCATTATTTTTTACACTCTGCTTAAAATTGCCGTATTTTAATATAAAGTATATTAAAGTGTATGGAAATAAAAGTATTTCAAGTAATAGCATTATTGAGGATTCAAAAGTATATGGCGGAAATAATATCTTTTATATTAATCTAAAAGATGCATCAGAAAATATATTAAAGAATCCATATATAGAAGATGTTGATATAGGCAGAAAGCTTCCTGGGACTATTAATATTAATGTAAAGGAAAGAGAGGCAACCTTTTATATAGAAAGCAGCAAAAAATATTTCATTATAGATAAAAATGGAGTTTTACTCCAAAGGAGAGACAACATAAGTAATATGAAGTTAGTTAAGTTAAATGGAATTGATTGTAGTAAAGTTAAACTGGGAGAATGTATTTTAAATAAAGATGATAATAAAATTAAGGCTGTAATTACCCTAGGAAGTATAATTCAAAATAATAAGTTACCTTTTGAAATTACTTATATGGATGTAAGCAATTCTGTGGACATTAAAGTTTACTTTAAAGATATGTGTGTGGAACTGGGACAAGGAGATAATTTAGGTAAAAAGGTAAATAGGGCTTTAAATATAATATTAAATGAAAAATTGGGTAACGCTAGGGGATACATAGATGTAAGATTTGGTGGAAATCCTGTATTTCACATTGAAAATTAG
- a CDS encoding DUF881 domain-containing protein, whose protein sequence is MRKFASQISVALVCCILGFMLTYQFRVLMKQDNTLNLNNQNSSDVTVEIEQYKKEKAALETKVNDLQNKVKGYEDAAAGKSDSTKKLLDELESSRILIGEVDVKGQGVVIYLNPNSNLFGNSVNNHITDKDLVYIVNELRFAGAEAISINDIRIVSRTGIRTAGNYILINDEKISPSKRIVIQAIGDKSLLYSAMSFPEVFSDLKTICDVKFEKSDSITIKKYNKPYKFEYAEPMK, encoded by the coding sequence ATGCGTAAATTTGCTTCACAAATTAGTGTTGCTTTGGTGTGCTGTATACTTGGATTCATGCTTACCTACCAATTTAGAGTACTTATGAAACAGGATAATACATTAAATTTAAATAATCAAAATAGCTCTGATGTTACTGTGGAAATAGAGCAGTATAAAAAGGAAAAAGCTGCACTAGAAACGAAGGTAAATGATCTTCAAAATAAAGTAAAGGGCTATGAAGATGCTGCAGCAGGCAAGAGTGATTCTACAAAAAAACTTCTGGATGAATTAGAAAGTTCTAGAATACTTATAGGAGAGGTAGATGTAAAGGGACAAGGTGTCGTTATATATCTTAATCCTAACAGTAATCTATTTGGAAATAGTGTTAACAATCACATAACCGATAAAGATTTAGTTTATATCGTAAATGAGTTGAGATTTGCAGGTGCTGAAGCTATATCTATAAATGATATAAGGATTGTTTCAAGAACGGGTATAAGGACAGCAGGAAATTATATACTTATAAATGATGAAAAAATATCACCATCAAAAAGAATAGTTATACAAGCTATAGGAGATAAAAGTTTGTTATATAGTGCTATGAGTTTTCCAGAAGTATTTTCAGATTTAAAAACGATATGTGATGTTAAGTTTGAAAAATCTGATAGTATAACTATAAAGAAATATAACAAACCATATAAATTTGAGTATGCAGAGCCTATGAAATAA
- a CDS encoding small basic family protein, protein MIGFVGLILGIIIGVVWNVNIPDKFSPYMSVAILACLDSVFGAIRANLSKNFKTDIFISGFFGNAVLAAAFAYLGDKLGVPIYLAVVIVFGGRIFNNFAIIRRELIEKAKSHQ, encoded by the coding sequence ATGATAGGATTTGTTGGACTTATATTGGGAATAATTATAGGTGTAGTTTGGAATGTAAATATTCCAGATAAATTTTCACCTTATATGTCTGTGGCTATCTTAGCTTGTCTTGACTCGGTATTTGGGGCTATAAGAGCTAATTTGTCTAAAAATTTTAAAACAGATATTTTTATATCCGGATTTTTTGGAAATGCAGTACTTGCTGCAGCATTTGCTTATTTAGGGGATAAGCTTGGAGTACCTATATATTTGGCAGTGGTTATAGTTTTTGGAGGAAGAATATTTAATAATTTTGCAATAATAAGAAGAGAATTGATTGAAAAAGCTAAATCACATCAATGA
- a CDS encoding DUF881 domain-containing protein, which translates to MKSSEANTFVFIASIIIGILISTNISFTKGKTNKRVFLNAKQYQDAYNYKNQLHSEISGLLKQYNNTYNKLKKYRSSEKNETQVVAGINQELNQNNMILGKVAAKGQGINIYLNDAPMSDGLDSFQYQMKIVHNTDIIQVINDLKNAGSEAISINGHRIVGVSEIYCSGPFLRVNGVKIASPFLINAIGNKEVLYTYMMSNENYLKIMITRKIVVEVQKSDNIKIPAYKGEYRTEFMKEMQ; encoded by the coding sequence ATGAAGAGTAGTGAAGCTAATACTTTTGTTTTTATAGCTTCTATAATAATAGGTATATTAATATCCACTAATATAAGTTTTACAAAAGGTAAGACTAATAAAAGAGTGTTTTTAAATGCAAAACAGTATCAAGATGCATATAATTATAAAAATCAGCTTCACAGTGAGATATCAGGATTATTAAAACAATATAATAATACCTATAACAAGCTAAAGAAATATAGAAGCAGTGAGAAGAATGAGACTCAAGTTGTAGCTGGAATAAATCAGGAATTAAATCAAAACAATATGATACTTGGAAAAGTAGCTGCAAAAGGTCAGGGAATAAATATATATTTAAATGATGCACCTATGAGTGATGGACTTGATAGCTTTCAGTATCAGATGAAAATTGTACATAATACAGACATTATACAGGTTATTAATGATTTGAAAAATGCAGGATCTGAGGCAATTTCTATAAATGGTCACAGAATAGTAGGAGTTTCCGAAATTTATTGCAGCGGTCCATTTTTAAGAGTAAATGGAGTAAAAATAGCTTCTCCTTTTTTAATTAATGCTATAGGAAATAAGGAAGTACTCTATACTTACATGATGTCAAATGAAAACTACTTAAAAATAATGATAACTAGAAAGATTGTGGTAGAGGTACAAAAATCAGATAATATAAAAATACCTGCCTATAAGGGAGAGTATAGAACAGAATTTATGAAAGAGATGCAGTAG
- a CDS encoding YggS family pyridoxal phosphate-dependent enzyme, whose translation MSIEQNLSRIEEELKDKNVTLVAVSKTKPIEDIQKAYDAGIRDFGENKVQELTSKMPNLPQDIRWHLIGHLQRNKVKYIVGKVYLIHSLDSIRLLNELEKHYKDQKLIANTLIQINIGLEESKTGLPLEELEDLINACENCTNVKVKGLMAVIPKGDEEICKKYFRKLKNIFDGLKKREFNNISMNILSMGMTHDYKIAIKEGATLVRIGEGIFGKRNYNNK comes from the coding sequence TTGTCAATTGAACAAAACTTGAGTAGGATAGAAGAAGAGTTAAAGGATAAAAATGTAACCTTAGTGGCAGTTTCAAAAACTAAACCTATTGAAGATATACAAAAAGCTTATGATGCAGGTATTAGAGATTTTGGAGAAAACAAAGTACAGGAGCTCACAAGTAAAATGCCAAACCTTCCACAGGATATAAGGTGGCATTTAATAGGTCATCTTCAAAGAAACAAGGTAAAATATATAGTTGGTAAGGTTTATCTTATCCATTCTTTGGACAGTATAAGACTTCTTAATGAATTAGAAAAACATTATAAAGATCAAAAGCTAATTGCAAATACACTGATACAAATAAATATAGGGTTGGAAGAAAGTAAGACAGGTTTACCTCTAGAGGAATTGGAAGATTTAATAAATGCCTGTGAGAATTGCACCAATGTAAAAGTAAAAGGTCTTATGGCTGTAATTCCTAAAGGGGATGAAGAAATTTGTAAAAAATATTTTCGAAAGCTAAAAAATATTTTTGATGGCTTGAAGAAAAGAGAGTTTAATAATATAAGTATGAATATACTATCTATGGGAATGACTCATGATTATAAAATAGCAATTAAAGAAGGAGCAACACTGGTGAGAATTGGCGAAGGTATATTTGGAAAGAGAAATTACAATAATAAATAG
- the sepF gene encoding cell division protein SepF → MAGKMINKMMGFLGLEDDLEEDIEEEETKRGENEKIVNDFTEVDPIVNNKRQNKVVSIHTTIAAKVRIVKPTTYEEAADICDELKNRKIIVINTTGLEIRIAQRLLDFMGGASYALGGNLEEIEKGIYILSPSSVEVNSDLKNELSGKGIFGWK, encoded by the coding sequence ATGGCAGGTAAAATGATAAACAAAATGATGGGATTTTTAGGATTAGAAGATGACTTGGAGGAAGATATAGAGGAAGAAGAAACAAAGAGAGGAGAAAATGAAAAAATCGTAAATGATTTTACAGAGGTAGATCCTATTGTAAATAATAAAAGACAAAATAAAGTTGTAAGCATACATACTACAATAGCAGCTAAGGTAAGGATAGTTAAGCCAACTACTTATGAGGAAGCAGCTGATATATGTGATGAACTTAAAAATAGAAAAATAATAGTTATAAATACTACAGGACTTGAAATTAGAATAGCTCAAAGGTTACTTGATTTTATGGGCGGTGCAAGTTATGCATTAGGAGGAAATTTGGAAGAAATAGAAAAAGGAATATACATACTTTCACCATCTAGTGTAGAAGTAAACAGCGATTTGAAAAATGAATTATCTGGAAAAGGAATATTTGGATGGAAGTAA
- a CDS encoding YggT family protein, protein MISSTLAVAISLLFRFLEGAIILDVILSWVMQGRSNAFVDFLHIFTEPLMIPGRKIQEKLMPGLMIDFSPIVAFFIIDILRGIVFSIL, encoded by the coding sequence ATGATAAGTAGTACTTTAGCTGTTGCAATATCATTACTGTTTAGATTTCTTGAAGGTGCTATAATATTGGATGTAATTCTATCTTGGGTTATGCAGGGGAGAAGTAATGCATTTGTGGATTTTTTACACATATTTACGGAACCCCTTATGATACCTGGAAGAAAAATCCAGGAAAAACTTATGCCAGGGTTAATGATAGATTTTTCACCTATAGTGGCCTTTTTTATAATAGATATATTAAGAGGAATTGTATTTTCGATACTCTAG
- a CDS encoding YlmH/Sll1252 family protein, which produces MDKKSFIKRFHFCDGSEILPIYDKINLAKKINNTVYTSTFYTPNVWNTLENLKEEIGLNICSCGIFEDAERKLIAFSKFDIRNYPIKLMEIKCTSKFVKLEHKDYLGALMALGLKREKFGDLILKEDNQCYLAVCEDISDYIEMNLNSVGKSSCKINVLDISSAEIPLYNFKTSVLNVSSLRIDCLVSSLCNMSRNKSQEMIKRGKVLLNYLPETRKDKSIEDNCIITVRGCGKFKIVGETGWTGSGRCKLLIKKFS; this is translated from the coding sequence ATGGATAAAAAAAGTTTTATAAAGAGATTTCATTTTTGCGATGGAAGTGAAATCTTACCTATATATGATAAAATAAATTTAGCAAAAAAAATTAATAATACAGTATATACCTCAACATTTTATACTCCTAATGTATGGAATACTTTAGAAAACCTAAAGGAGGAAATTGGCTTAAATATATGCAGTTGTGGCATATTTGAAGATGCAGAAAGAAAACTCATAGCATTTTCAAAGTTTGATATAAGGAATTATCCAATAAAATTAATGGAAATAAAATGCACGTCTAAATTTGTTAAGTTAGAACACAAAGATTATCTAGGCGCTCTTATGGCTCTTGGACTTAAAAGAGAGAAATTTGGAGATTTAATACTAAAGGAAGATAATCAGTGCTATTTAGCTGTTTGTGAAGATATAAGTGATTACATAGAGATGAATTTAAATAGCGTAGGAAAGAGCAGCTGCAAAATAAATGTTTTAGATATTAGTTCTGCGGAAATTCCCCTATATAATTTTAAAACTTCTGTTTTAAATGTTTCTTCCTTGAGGATTGATTGTTTAGTTAGTTCTCTATGCAATATGTCAAGAAATAAATCTCAAGAAATGATAAAAAGAGGTAAAGTTCTCTTGAATTATTTACCAGAAACAAGAAAAGATAAATCTATAGAAGATAATTGTATAATAACTGTAAGAGGCTGTGGAAAGTTTAAAATTGTGGGGGAAACGGGTTGGACGGGAAGCGGTCGATGCAAACTTCTTATAAAAAAATTTAGTTAA
- a CDS encoding DivIVA domain-containing protein, which translates to MFITAAEITNKEFKKGLRGYNIDEVDEFLDKIAEDYESIYKENSLLKEKMQSLDEKISHYTKMENTIKDTLLLAQNASEQAKENAKKESEFVVKNANDAAQKIIDKAHGDVIQITDEFENVKQEFSKFRTKFRNFMKTQMEMFDDMEKDFVKNYNIGYESNENEVEDTIVKEKEIEIVEPKKKDVSVVENSNKEFDEDDKEDSNHMEKEIFQDKDELEEIKNFFIKG; encoded by the coding sequence ATGTTTATTACTGCTGCAGAGATAACAAATAAGGAATTTAAAAAGGGACTTAGAGGTTATAATATAGATGAAGTAGACGAATTTTTAGACAAAATAGCAGAAGATTATGAGTCTATATATAAGGAAAATTCTCTTTTAAAGGAAAAAATGCAGTCTTTGGATGAGAAGATAAGTCATTACACTAAAATGGAAAATACTATAAAAGATACACTTTTATTAGCTCAAAATGCTTCTGAACAGGCTAAAGAAAATGCTAAAAAGGAAAGTGAATTTGTAGTAAAAAATGCAAATGATGCTGCACAAAAGATAATAGATAAAGCCCATGGAGATGTAATTCAAATTACAGATGAGTTTGAAAATGTAAAACAGGAGTTTTCTAAGTTTAGAACTAAGTTTAGAAATTTTATGAAAACTCAAATGGAAATGTTTGATGATATGGAAAAAGACTTTGTAAAGAATTATAACATCGGGTATGAATCAAATGAAAATGAAGTGGAAGATACTATTGTTAAGGAAAAGGAAATAGAAATAGTAGAGCCCAAAAAAAAAGATGTTTCTGTAGTTGAAAACAGTAACAAAGAATTTGATGAAGATGATAAAGAGGACTCAAATCATATGGAAAAGGAAATTTTTCAAGATAAAGATGAACTGGAAGAAATTAAAAATTTTTTTATTAAAGGATAG
- a CDS encoding 5'-methylthioadenosine/adenosylhomocysteine nucleosidase produces the protein MVIGIIGAMDEEVEILLSELELEKVEEKANMKFNLGKLYNKDIVVVRSGIGKVNAAVCAQILVDDFNADYIINVGIAGGAGENVYPGDIVIADNLVQHDMDTSAFGDKVGQIPRLDTYDFKCNRRLVEKAKDACNKLGNINSFVGRIVTGDQFISSTEKVRDLNKEFGALACEMEGGSIAQVAYLNNVPFVIIRSISDNANNGASMDYKKFAPIAIKNSTQIIKSMIMSL, from the coding sequence ATGGTTATTGGAATTATAGGAGCTATGGATGAAGAGGTAGAAATACTTTTATCTGAATTAGAACTGGAGAAAGTTGAAGAAAAAGCTAATATGAAATTTAATTTAGGAAAACTTTATAATAAAGATATAGTGGTAGTAAGAAGTGGCATAGGTAAGGTAAATGCGGCAGTATGTGCCCAGATACTTGTAGATGATTTTAATGCAGATTACATAATAAATGTAGGTATTGCAGGTGGTGCAGGAGAAAATGTATATCCAGGAGATATAGTAATAGCAGACAATTTGGTACAGCATGATATGGATACATCTGCTTTTGGAGACAAAGTAGGACAGATACCTAGATTGGATACATATGATTTTAAATGCAATAGAAGACTTGTAGAAAAAGCTAAGGATGCATGTAATAAATTAGGAAATATAAATAGTTTTGTAGGAAGAATAGTTACAGGAGATCAATTTATTTCAAGTACAGAAAAGGTTAGAGATTTGAATAAGGAGTTTGGAGCGCTGGCTTGTGAAATGGAAGGTGGAAGTATTGCACAGGTAGCTTATTTGAACAATGTACCTTTTGTAATAATAAGATCTATATCAGATAACGCAAACAATGGTGCTAGTATGGACTATAAAAAATTTGCACCTATTGCCATAAAAAATTCTACACAAATAATTAAAAGTATGATTATGAGCTTGTAA
- the lspA gene encoding signal peptidase II, translating into MEIFIILLGILIDRVTKIWAIEVLSKVSQVIVIKDLFSLMYLQNKGAAFGILQGKLYFLTIITIIVVGGMIVYIIKYKPNSKFIRISFSLIISGALGNLMDRIVYKYVVDFISVHYKDIYYFPVFNIADVMVVVGTALLAFYLLKEEKYGK; encoded by the coding sequence GTGGAAATTTTTATAATATTACTTGGAATTTTAATAGATAGGGTTACTAAAATATGGGCCATTGAAGTTTTATCTAAAGTCTCTCAGGTAATAGTAATAAAAGATTTGTTTTCATTAATGTATTTGCAAAATAAGGGAGCTGCTTTTGGAATTTTGCAGGGTAAGCTTTATTTTTTAACTATAATTACAATAATTGTAGTTGGAGGAATGATAGTTTATATTATAAAATATAAACCTAATTCAAAGTTTATAAGAATAAGTTTTTCACTTATAATAAGTGGAGCTTTGGGAAATTTGATGGATAGAATAGTGTATAAATATGTAGTTGACTTTATTTCTGTCCATTATAAAGATATTTATTATTTCCCTGTATTCAATATAGCAGATGTGATGGTGGTAGTAGGAACTGCACTTTTGGCATTCTATTTATTAAAGGAAGAAAAGTATGGAAAGTAA
- a CDS encoding RluA family pseudouridine synthase, whose product MESKKFLVCSEEENMRLDVFLSKCFQDKSRSYIQNVIEDKLVEVNGKAKKSNYKIKSGDNIEITIPDPVNLNIQSEDIPLDILYEDKDVIVVNKPQGMIVHPAPGVYEGTLVNALLNHCHDLSGINGVTRPGIVHRIDKDTSGILVVAKNDNSHNKLAKQLKDHSMTREYIALVEGVVKLDEGTVDEPIARHPKDKIKMAVCVNGKRAITHYKVIKRFKNNTLIKCILETGRTHQIRVHMAYIGHPLVGDPVYGYKKQRFKLNGQLLHAKKLGFVHPATDKYIEFETEIPDYFKKVIKVLDNMN is encoded by the coding sequence ATGGAAAGTAAAAAGTTTTTGGTTTGTAGTGAAGAAGAAAATATGAGACTTGATGTATTTTTGTCTAAATGTTTCCAGGATAAATCAAGATCATATATTCAAAATGTAATAGAGGATAAGTTGGTAGAAGTAAATGGAAAAGCAAAAAAGTCCAATTATAAGATTAAGTCAGGGGATAATATAGAAATTACTATACCTGACCCTGTGAATTTAAATATACAGTCAGAAGATATACCACTTGATATACTATATGAAGATAAGGATGTTATTGTAGTAAATAAGCCTCAAGGGATGATAGTACATCCTGCACCAGGAGTATATGAAGGTACTTTAGTAAATGCTCTTTTAAATCATTGTCATGATTTATCTGGTATAAATGGAGTGACAAGACCGGGTATAGTACATAGAATAGACAAAGACACTTCAGGAATACTTGTAGTAGCTAAAAATGATAATTCTCATAATAAATTAGCGAAACAGCTTAAGGATCATTCTATGACTAGAGAATACATAGCTTTAGTAGAGGGAGTCGTAAAGCTAGATGAGGGCACTGTAGATGAGCCTATTGCAAGACATCCTAAAGATAAAATAAAGATGGCAGTTTGTGTGAATGGAAAAAGGGCCATTACCCATTATAAGGTTATTAAAAGATTTAAAAATAATACTTTAATAAAATGTATACTTGAAACAGGAAGAACACATCAGATAAGAGTACATATGGCATATATAGGGCATCCTCTTGTAGGAGATCCGGTATATGGCTATAAAAAGCAGAGGTTTAAATTAAATGGTCAGCTACTCCATGCTAAAAAGCTTGGGTTTGTTCATCCAGCTACAGACAAGTACATAGAATTTGAAACAGAAATACCAGATTATTTTAAAAAAGTGATAAAAGTTTTAGATAATATGAATTAA
- the uraA gene encoding uracil permease — protein MKNFVDVEEKLPIGVTIPLSFQHLFAMVGSTILVPILTGMSPSIALFCSGVGTLIYIICTKAKLPAYLGSSFAFISPILIASKSYGPASMLSGVIAAGCVYLIVAGIIKLCGVNWLNRALPPVVVGSIVIVIGLGLAATAINWAGFNPTYTTDQMQSIPRWAWMTVSAITVAVAVIGTMYFKGFLGIIPILIAIIIGYISALILGVVPKQALDTIVSTKFFKLPPFMFPKFNINAVMLMAPISFVTLAEHIGHIYVTNNVVGRDFTKNPGLHRSILGDGLATIFAGFAGGPPTTTYGENIGVMAITKVYSVWVIGGAGVIAILLSFIGPIAAVIENMPMPVIGGVSIVLFGIIASSGFRIFVEDKIDFSKNRNLILSSVIIVIGIGGASINFTVGGSPVQISGVALATIIGIILNLILPEESASEKSNKEAV, from the coding sequence ATGAAAAATTTTGTTGATGTAGAAGAAAAATTACCTATAGGAGTTACCATACCTCTTAGTTTTCAGCATTTATTTGCCATGGTAGGTTCAACTATACTTGTTCCAATTTTAACAGGAATGAGTCCATCCATAGCATTATTTTGCAGTGGTGTTGGAACCCTTATTTATATCATATGTACCAAAGCCAAGCTTCCGGCTTACTTAGGTTCTTCCTTTGCTTTTATAAGTCCAATTCTTATAGCATCTAAAAGCTATGGACCAGCATCTATGCTTTCTGGTGTAATAGCAGCAGGTTGTGTATATTTAATTGTAGCTGGCATAATAAAGCTTTGCGGTGTAAACTGGCTTAACAGAGCCCTTCCACCTGTAGTTGTTGGTTCCATAGTAATAGTAATAGGCCTAGGTCTTGCAGCTACAGCTATAAACTGGGCAGGATTCAACCCTACTTATACAACTGATCAGATGCAGAGTATACCAAGATGGGCTTGGATGACAGTATCTGCAATTACAGTTGCCGTAGCTGTTATTGGAACCATGTATTTCAAAGGATTTCTAGGAATAATACCTATACTAATAGCTATCATAATCGGATATATATCTGCTTTAATTTTAGGTGTAGTACCAAAGCAAGCACTGGATACTATTGTAAGTACCAAGTTCTTTAAATTGCCTCCATTTATGTTTCCTAAATTCAATATAAATGCCGTCATGCTTATGGCCCCCATTTCTTTTGTAACCTTAGCAGAACATATAGGTCACATTTACGTAACAAACAATGTAGTAGGAAGGGATTTTACCAAAAACCCAGGACTTCATAGATCTATATTAGGAGATGGATTAGCCACTATATTTGCAGGTTTTGCAGGTGGACCTCCAACTACAACTTATGGAGAAAATATAGGAGTTATGGCTATAACCAAAGTTTACAGTGTATGGGTTATAGGCGGCGCTGGAGTAATAGCTATACTGCTTTCATTTATAGGTCCTATAGCTGCTGTAATTGAAAATATGCCTATGCCTGTAATAGGTGGTGTAAGCATAGTGTTATTTGGAATAATAGCTTCTTCGGGTTTTAGAATATTTGTAGAAGATAAAATAGATTTTAGTAAAAATAGGAACTTAATATTGTCATCTGTCATAATAGTAATAGGAATTGGCGGTGCTTCCATAAACTTTACTGTAGGTGGATCACCAGTTCAAATATCCGGTGTAGCTCTTGCAACCATTATTGGAATAATACTTAATTTAATATTACCAGAAGAAAGTGCTTCTGAAAAATCCAATAAAGAAGCTGTTTAG
- the pyrR gene encoding bifunctional pyr operon transcriptional regulator/uracil phosphoribosyltransferase PyrR: protein MKLKALILDEKAMNRTLKRISHEILEKNRGTEDIILVGIKRRGYPLAKRIAENIYKIEGIKLKVEDVDIGLYRDDLTSLTGQPILKGSNLIDVENKKIILVDDVIYTGRTARAAIDAIIHSGRPKLIQLAVLVDRGHRELPIRADYVGKNIPTSRNEMISVEIAEIDKSDSVKIYEL from the coding sequence TTGAAATTAAAAGCGCTTATTTTAGATGAAAAGGCTATGAACAGAACTTTAAAAAGAATATCCCATGAAATATTAGAAAAGAATAGAGGAACAGAGGATATAATACTTGTAGGAATAAAGAGAAGGGGATACCCATTAGCAAAAAGAATAGCCGAAAACATTTATAAAATTGAAGGAATAAAATTAAAGGTAGAGGATGTAGATATTGGCCTCTATAGAGATGATTTAACCAGCCTTACAGGACAACCTATACTAAAAGGATCTAATCTAATAGATGTGGAAAACAAAAAAATTATATTAGTAGATGACGTTATCTATACAGGCAGAACTGCAAGAGCAGCAATCGATGCTATTATTCATTCTGGAAGGCCAAAATTAATTCAGCTGGCAGTTTTAGTTGATAGAGGGCATAGGGAACTTCCTATAAGAGCCGATTATGTAGGTAAAAACATTCCTACCTCTAGAAACGAAATGATATCCGTTGAAATTGCAGAAATAGACAAAAGTGATTCAGTAAAAATATACGAATTATAA